A single region of the Malus sylvestris chromosome 8, drMalSylv7.2, whole genome shotgun sequence genome encodes:
- the LOC126631580 gene encoding endoglucanase 25-like yields the protein MSMYGRDPWGGPLEINTADSATDDDRSRNLQDLDRAALSSRPLDETQQSWLLGPSGEQKKKKYVDLGCIIVSRKIFVWTVGTLLVSAFLAGFITLIVKTVPRHRHARPPPDNYTLALRKSLMFFNAQRSGKLPKHNNVSWRGNSCLKDGNDASTTFKDLAGGFYDAGDAIKFNFPASFAMTMLSWSVIEYSAKYEASGELSHVKEIIKWGSDYFLKTFNHSADSIDKLVAQVGVGSTAGGSTTPNDHYCWMRPEDIDYQRPVSECHSCSDLAAEMAAALAASSIVFKDNKAYSQKLVHGAKTLFRFSREQRGRYTAGGSTDAATFYNSTSYWDEFIWGGAWMYYATGNSSYLQLATTPGLAKHAGAFWGGPDYGVLSWDNKLAGAQVLLSRLRLFLSPGYPYEEILRTFHNQTSIIMCSYLPVFTTFNRTKGGLIQLNHGRPQPLQYVVNAAFLATLYSDYLDAADTPGWYCGPNFYSTDVLREFAKTQIDYILGKNPRKMSYVVGFGNHYPKHVHHRGASIPKNKIKYSCKGGWKWRDTSKANPNTIDGAMVAGPDKHDGFRDVRSNYNYTEPTLAGNAGLVAALVALSGEKSVGIDKNTIFSAVPPMFPTPPPPPAPWKP from the exons ATGAGCATGTACGGCAGGGACCCCTGGGGGGGGCCGCTGGAGATAAACACGGCTGACTCTGCCACCGACGACGACCGCAGCCGGAACCTGCAGGATCTGGACAGGGCGGCGCTGTCGTCGCGGCCGCTGGACGAGACTCAGCAGAGCTGGCTGCTGGGGCCCTCCGGcgagcagaagaagaagaagtatgTGGATCTGGGATGCATCATCGTCAGCCGTAAGATCTTTGTGTGGACGGTCGGGACGCTGCTGGTCTCCGCCTTCTTGGCGGGCTTCATCACGCTCATCGTCAAGACTGTGCCGCGTCACCGCCACGCCCGCCCTCCCCCCGACAACTACACTTTGGCGCTTCGCAAGTCCCTAATGTTCTTCAACGCTCAGCGAT CCGGAAAACTCCCAAAGCATAACAATGTGTCGTGGAGGGGTAATTCGTGCTTAAAGGATGGCAATGATGCCTCCACCACTTTCAAAGATCTTGCCGGTGGCTTTTATGACGCCGGAGATGCTATCAAGTTCAATTTTCCCGCCTCCTTCGCCATGACCATGCTCAGCTGGAGCGTCATCGAATACAGTGCTAAGTATGAAGCTTCCGGGGAGCTTTCCCATGTTAAAGAAATCATTAAATGGGGATCCGATTATTTTTTGAAGACCTTCAACCATTCTGCCGATTCCATTGACAAACTTGTTGCCCAG GTTGGGGTAGGATCTACTGCCGGAGGAAGTACTACTCCTAATGATCATTATTGCTGGATGCGTCCTGAGGATATTGATTACCAGCGTCCTGTGTCTGAGTGTCACAGTTGCTCTGATCTAGCTGCGGAAATGGCCGCGGCTCTAGCTGCTTCGTCCATAGTTTTCAAAGATAACAAGGCATACTCTCAGAAACTTGTCCATGGTGCAAAAACACTCTTCAGATTTTCAAGGGAGCAGAGAGGCAGATATACTGCCGGTGGTAGTACAGATGCGGCAACCTTCTACAATTCCACCAGCTATTGGGATGAGTTCATATGGGGTGGAGCTTGGATGTATTATGCTACTGGAAATTCCTCTTATCTTCAGCTTGCAACAACTCCAGGTCTTGCTAAACATGCCGGTGCTTTCTGGGGAGGACCTGATTATGGAGTATTGAGCTGGGACAACAAGCTTGCTGGAGCTCAG GTGCTTCTGAGCCGTTTGAGGTTATTCTTGAGCCCTGGGTATCCGTATGAAGAAATTTTGAGGACATTTCACAACCAGACTAGCATAATCATGTGCTCATACTTGCCTGTTTTTACAACCTTTAACAGAACCAAAG GAGGCTTGATTCAGTTGAATCATGGAAGGCCACAACCTCTTCAATATGTAGTCAATGCAGCCTTCTTAGCTACTTTGTATAGTGATTATCTTGATGCTGCTGATACACCTGGGTGGTATTGTGGACCCAACTTCTACTCTACTGACGTTTTGCGAGAATTTGCCAAAACTCAG ATTGATTACATCCTTGGCAAAAATCCTCGAAAAATGAGTTATGTCGTGGGCTTTGGGAATCATTACCCAAAACATGTCCACCACAGAGGCGCATCTATTCCAAAGAACAAAATCAAATACAGTTGTAAGGGGGGATGGAAATGGAGAGACACTTCAAAGGCAAATCCAAACACGATTGATGGGGCCATGGTTGCTGGCCCTGACAAACATGATGGTTTCCGTGATGTTCGTTCTAATTACAACTACACGGAGCCGACTCTCGCAGGAAATGCAGGTTTGGTAGCAGCACTCGTTGCTTTGTCTGGAGAAAAATCTGTTGGAATTGACAAAAATACGATTTTCTCTGCGGTTCCTCCAATGTTCCCCACTCCACCACCACCTCCGGCACCCTGGAAACCATGA
- the LOC126631581 gene encoding MLO-like protein 13 isoform X1, translating to MAEEELNSSLEYIPTWVVALVCFVIILLSLCAERALHKLGKHEEQDALFEALQKLKEELMLLGFIFLLLTVSQRSIIRICIPSNLANHMLPCKRETSEGNNNAHYSLDQSINNRWQLLSADTNSDHCLQKGKVPLLSLEALHHLHIFIFVLAVVHVIFCVTTMVLGGARVRQWKDWEDSVRQDITKSDPTSGGNVHVSQRQHHEFFCKRGVGYWRRAAIIGWVISFFKQFYGSVTKSDYIALRQVFVKEHFPSHSQFDFHKYMMWTLEIDFRKIVGISWYLWLFVVLFLLLNVEGWHTYFWLAFLPLILLLLVGAKLEHIIIRLAQEVTHGTTA from the exons ATGGCAGAAGAAGAACTCAACAGCTCTTTAGAGTATATACCGACATGGGTGGTTGCACTTGTTTGCTTTGTCATTATTCTGCTCTCTCTTTGTGCCGAGCGTGCTCTTCATAAACTCGGAAAG CATGAGGAACAAGATGCACTGTTTGAAGCCCTACAGAAACTAAAagaag AGTTGATGCTTTTAGGGTTCATTTTCCTTCTCTTAACTGTATCTCAGCGTTCCATAATCCGCATATGCATCCCCTCTAATCTAGCAAATCACATGCTTCCGTGCAAGAGGGAAACTTCTGAGGGAAACAATAATGCACATTACTCTCTTGATCAATCTATAAACAACCGGTGGCAGCTTTTGTCTGCAGATACAAATTCAGACCATTGTCTGCAAAAG GGGAAGGTTCCGTTGTTATCATTGGAAGCACTACATCATCTACACATCTTCATCTTTGTATTGGCAGTTGTGCATGTGATCTTTTGTGTCACAACTATGGTTCTTGGAGGGGCAAGG GTACGTCAATGGAAGGACTGGGAGGATTCTGTTAGGCAGGATATTACAAAATCTG ATCCAACTAGTGGTGGAAATGTGCATGTTTCTCAACGCCAACATCATGAATTCTTCTGTAAACGAGGAGTAGGATATTGGCGAAGAGCAGCTATCATAGGTTGGGTG ATATCATTCTTCAAACAATTTTATGGTTCCGTCACTAAGTCGGACTACATTGCATTGCGACAAGTGTTTGTCAAG GAGCACTTCCCTTCGCATTCTCAATTTGATTTTCACAAATACATGATGTGGACACTTGAAATTGATTTTAGAAAAATTGTTGGGATAAG CTGGTACCTATGGCTCTTTGTTGTGCTATTTTTGTTGCTGAATGTGGAAG GATGGCATACCTATTTTTGGTTAGCGTTTTTGCCGCTGATT CTTCTGCTTCTTGTGGGCGCTAAGCTGGAACACATAATTATCCGTTTGGCTCAGGAGGTTACGCATGGGACGACAGCATAG
- the LOC126631581 gene encoding MLO-like protein 13 isoform X2, whose product MAEEELNSSLEYIPTWVVALVCFVIILLSLCAERALHKLGKHEEQDALFEALQKLKEELMLLGFIFLLLTVSQRSIIRICIPSNLANHMLPCKRETSEGNNNAHYSLDQSINNRWQLLSADTNSDHCLQKGKVPLLSLEALHHLHIFIFVLAVVHVIFCVTTMVLGGARVRQWKDWEDSVRQDITKSDPTSGGNVHVSQRQHHEFFCKRGVGYWRRAAIIGWVISFFKQFYGSVTKSDYIALRQVFVKEHFPSHSQFDFHKYMMWTLEIDFRKIVGISWYLWLFVVLFLLLNVEGWHTYFWLAFLPLIMSIALSFCFLWALSWNT is encoded by the exons ATGGCAGAAGAAGAACTCAACAGCTCTTTAGAGTATATACCGACATGGGTGGTTGCACTTGTTTGCTTTGTCATTATTCTGCTCTCTCTTTGTGCCGAGCGTGCTCTTCATAAACTCGGAAAG CATGAGGAACAAGATGCACTGTTTGAAGCCCTACAGAAACTAAAagaag AGTTGATGCTTTTAGGGTTCATTTTCCTTCTCTTAACTGTATCTCAGCGTTCCATAATCCGCATATGCATCCCCTCTAATCTAGCAAATCACATGCTTCCGTGCAAGAGGGAAACTTCTGAGGGAAACAATAATGCACATTACTCTCTTGATCAATCTATAAACAACCGGTGGCAGCTTTTGTCTGCAGATACAAATTCAGACCATTGTCTGCAAAAG GGGAAGGTTCCGTTGTTATCATTGGAAGCACTACATCATCTACACATCTTCATCTTTGTATTGGCAGTTGTGCATGTGATCTTTTGTGTCACAACTATGGTTCTTGGAGGGGCAAGG GTACGTCAATGGAAGGACTGGGAGGATTCTGTTAGGCAGGATATTACAAAATCTG ATCCAACTAGTGGTGGAAATGTGCATGTTTCTCAACGCCAACATCATGAATTCTTCTGTAAACGAGGAGTAGGATATTGGCGAAGAGCAGCTATCATAGGTTGGGTG ATATCATTCTTCAAACAATTTTATGGTTCCGTCACTAAGTCGGACTACATTGCATTGCGACAAGTGTTTGTCAAG GAGCACTTCCCTTCGCATTCTCAATTTGATTTTCACAAATACATGATGTGGACACTTGAAATTGATTTTAGAAAAATTGTTGGGATAAG CTGGTACCTATGGCTCTTTGTTGTGCTATTTTTGTTGCTGAATGTGGAAG GATGGCATACCTATTTTTGGTTAGCGTTTTTGCCGCTGATTATGAGTATTGCCTTAAG CTTCTGCTTCTTGTGGGCGCTAAGCTGGAACACATAA
- the LOC126631581 gene encoding MLO-like protein 13 isoform X3 — MAEEELNSSLEYIPTWVVALVCFVIILLSLCAERALHKLGKHEEQDALFEALQKLKEELMLLGFIFLLLTVSQRSIIRICIPSNLANHMLPCKRETSEGNNNAHYSLDQSINNRWQLLSADTNSDHCLQKGKVPLLSLEALHHLHIFIFVLAVVHVIFCVTTMVLGGARVRQWKDWEDSVRQDITKSDPTSGGNVHVSQRQHHEFFCKRGVGYWRRAAIIGWVISFFKQFYGSVTKSDYIALRQVFVKEHFPSHSQFDFHKYMMWTLEIDFRKIVGISWYLWLFVVLFLLLNVEGWHTYFCFCFLWALSWNT, encoded by the exons ATGGCAGAAGAAGAACTCAACAGCTCTTTAGAGTATATACCGACATGGGTGGTTGCACTTGTTTGCTTTGTCATTATTCTGCTCTCTCTTTGTGCCGAGCGTGCTCTTCATAAACTCGGAAAG CATGAGGAACAAGATGCACTGTTTGAAGCCCTACAGAAACTAAAagaag AGTTGATGCTTTTAGGGTTCATTTTCCTTCTCTTAACTGTATCTCAGCGTTCCATAATCCGCATATGCATCCCCTCTAATCTAGCAAATCACATGCTTCCGTGCAAGAGGGAAACTTCTGAGGGAAACAATAATGCACATTACTCTCTTGATCAATCTATAAACAACCGGTGGCAGCTTTTGTCTGCAGATACAAATTCAGACCATTGTCTGCAAAAG GGGAAGGTTCCGTTGTTATCATTGGAAGCACTACATCATCTACACATCTTCATCTTTGTATTGGCAGTTGTGCATGTGATCTTTTGTGTCACAACTATGGTTCTTGGAGGGGCAAGG GTACGTCAATGGAAGGACTGGGAGGATTCTGTTAGGCAGGATATTACAAAATCTG ATCCAACTAGTGGTGGAAATGTGCATGTTTCTCAACGCCAACATCATGAATTCTTCTGTAAACGAGGAGTAGGATATTGGCGAAGAGCAGCTATCATAGGTTGGGTG ATATCATTCTTCAAACAATTTTATGGTTCCGTCACTAAGTCGGACTACATTGCATTGCGACAAGTGTTTGTCAAG GAGCACTTCCCTTCGCATTCTCAATTTGATTTTCACAAATACATGATGTGGACACTTGAAATTGATTTTAGAAAAATTGTTGGGATAAG CTGGTACCTATGGCTCTTTGTTGTGCTATTTTTGTTGCTGAATGTGGAAG GATGGCATACCTATTTTTG CTTCTGCTTCTTGTGGGCGCTAAGCTGGAACACATAA